A section of the Festucalex cinctus isolate MCC-2025b chromosome 9, RoL_Fcin_1.0, whole genome shotgun sequence genome encodes:
- the rbmx gene encoding RNA-binding motif protein, X chromosome has translation MAEADRPGKLFIGGLNTETTEKALEQYFGKYGRIVQVLLMKDRETNKSRGFAFVTYDSPADAKDAAREMNGKSLDGKAIKVEQATKPNFDSGGRRGPPPMHSRSRGPPRGLRGSRGGGMRGPSRDYYDNDNGEPFFKGMSSRGPPPMKRGPPMRNGGPPPKRSAPSGPMNRPPMSRDRDPYGPPPRRDSMMSRRDDYPSPRDDHYNSKDGYSSRDYNSRDSRDYGPPARDYSYRDYSGSRDDYGSMSRGYNDRDGYGGGRDSRNYMDRSSGGGGGSYRDSFDGYGNSRSAPPSRGPPPSFGGGSGSGRYDDYGGSSRDGYGGRDSYSSRSEPYPSPRGERMGRQERAAPPGERGYPPRDSYGSSRGGPRGGRGGSRPDRGMARNRY, from the exons ATGGCCGAAGCAGACCGACCAGGCAAGCTGTTTATCGGAGGCCTGAATACCGAGACCACCGAGAAGGCCTTGGAGCAGTATTTCGGCAAATATGGCAGGATTGTTCAAG TTCTTCTGATGAAAGATCGTGAAACAAACAAGTCGAGGGGTTTTGCATTTGTGACGTATGATAGTCCAGCCGACGCAAAGGATGCTGCACGTGAGATGAACGGAAAG TCACTTGATGGCAAGGCCATCAAAGTGGAGCAAGCCACCAAGCCTAATTTTGACTCTGGGGGAAGACGAGGACCGCCACCCATGCACTCTCGCAGTCGTGGCCCACCCAGAGGCCTCCGTGGATCCAGAGGAGGTGGGATGAGAGGCCCATCCAGAG ACTACTATGACAATGACAATGGCGAACCCTTCTTCAAAGGGATGTCATCAAGAGGGCCCCCGCCGATGAAGAGGGGACCCCCTATGCGTAATGGAGGACCCCCACCCAAGAGATCTGCCCCATCTGGTCCAATGAACAGAC CCCCAATGTCAAGGGACAGGGACCCCTATGGTCCACCCCCTCGCAGAGACTCCATGATGTCCAGAAGGGATGACTATCCATCACCCAGAGATGACCATTATAACTCAAAGGATGG CTACTCCAGTCGAGATTATAACTCAAGAGATTCAAGGGACTACGGACCTCCGGCGAGAGATTATTCATACCGCGATTACTCCGGTTCCCGGGATGACTATGGCTCAATGTCAAGAGGTTACAA TGACCGTGATGGCTATGGTGGAGGACGGGATTCCAGAAACTACATGGACCGTTcgagcggcggtggcggcggctcGTACAGAGATTCGTTTGATGGTTACg GTAACTCTCGCAGCGCCCCACCTTCACGGGGCCCCCCACCGTCCTTCGGTGGGGGCAGCGGAAGCGGTCGTTACGACGACTATGGCGGCAGTTCCCGGGACGGCTATGGCGGGCGCGACAGTTACAGCAGTCGGAGCGAGCCGTACCCATCCCCACGTGGCGAGCGCATGGGTAGGCAGGAGAGGGCCGCGCCCCCCGGCGAGAGAGGGTACCCTCCTCGCGATTCGTACGGCTCAAGCCGCGGAGGGCCACGTGGCGGCCGCGGAGGCAGTCGACCCGACAGAGGCATGGCTCGCAACCGATATTAG
- the arhgef6 gene encoding rho guanine nucleotide exchange factor 6 isoform X1: MNPEEQTVTWLISLGVLGSPKKNIADPEEFLKTSLKDGLVLCKLVDRLVPGFTAKYCPDPRTEADCIGNIREFLRGCSSLKVEGFEPECLYSGENFGKVLTTLLAVNFATQDSAAERSCPQSGAQSLSQTASSHTISSAKSKGSLRRQSKSAEMTENGSGSSGQMMVKARFNFKQNNEDELSFSKGDVIVVTRQEEGGWWEGNLNGKTGWFPSNYVREVKACEKPVSPKGAQLTKSYYSVVVQDILEHEREFVKELQMLLSCYLRPLQASDKLSSADSATLCGNLEEILTFQQGLVVSLEECIKVPEGQQRLAGCFLNVMCQIKSLYLAYCSSHPSAVCILTDHSEDLDKFMESQGASVPGILTLTTSLSKPFMRLDKYPTLLQELERHVEEAHPDFADIVKATAAFRSLVAQCQDLRKRKNLELQILSEQVRGWEGDSMKSLGHVLYMSQVHMRTGSSEDKDERYLMLFPNVFVMLSTSARMSGFIYQGRLSLTGTTVTRHMEDADNAHFAFDITGSMIERVTVFCSSAQELQEWLEHLQPFSKGGSPAGTILKTVEGKPLSMVGTPTHLSHLGSFSAVSRGPLEPPKMSKPWSLSCLRPAPPLKPSAALGYKERMSYIMKDSSKSPRPMKKFLPGNRKKERKPSDDDVHTRRSTVALEEDAQILRVIEAYCTGASLHSTNTPVRKECVPQVLLPEEEKIIVEEMKSNGQTVIEEKSLVDAVYALKDEVHELKKENKWMKQFLEEEQKSRKELERVVRKLAKQKNDCTWDDGGGGH, encoded by the exons ATGAACCCCGAAGAGCAGACCGTAACGTGGTTGATATCGCTGGGAGTGCTCGGTTCCCCCAAGAAGAACATCGCTGACCCGGAGGAATTCTTGAAAACATCTCTGAAGGATGGCCTCGTACTATGCAAGCTGGTCGACAGGCTTGTGCCCGGTTTCACCGCCAAG TACTGCCCGGACCCGCGAACCGAAGCCGACTGCATCGGCAACATTCGAGAGTTTCTGAGAGGATGCTCGTCCTTGAAAGTGGAG GGGTTTGAGCCCGAGTGTCTGTACAGCGGGGAGAATTTTGGCAAGGTCCTAACCACGTTGCTGGCCGTCAATTTTGCCACGCAAG ACAGCGCTGCAGAGAGGTCATGTCCGCAGTCCGGCGCCCAATCACTTAGTCAGACGGCATCCTCGCACACAATCTCCTCTGCCAAGTCCAAAGGGTCTCTGCGGCGACAATCCAAATCTGCG GAGATGACGGAGAATggcagcggcagcagcgggcAAATGATGGTGAAGGCCCGCTTCAACTTCAAGCAGAACAACGAGGACGAGTTGTCGTTCAGCAAAGGCGACGTCATCGTCGTGACGCGGCAGGAGGAAGGCGGCTGGTGGGAGGGCAACCTCAACGGAAAGACGGGATGGTTCCCCAGCAACTATGTGCGAGAGGTCAAGGCCTGCG AAAAACCAGTTTCTCCTAAAGGAGCTCAGCTGACCAAAAGCTACTACAGTGTG GTGGTGCAGGACATCTTGGAACACGAGCGAGAATTTGTCAAAGAGCTGCAAATGCTGCTCAGTTGTTACCTGCGACCGTTACAAGCCAGCGACAA GCTGAGCAGTGCAGACAGCGCCACCCTGTGTGGAAACCTTGAGGAGATCCTCACCTTCCAGCAGGGCCTGGTTGTCTCTTTGGAGGAATGTATCAA AGTACCCGAAGGCCAACAGCGGCTGGCTGGATGCTTCTTAAATGTGATGTGTCAGATCAAGTCCCTTTACCTAGCCTACTGTTCCAGCCACCCGTCAGCTGTTTGCATCCTCACGGATCACAG CGAGGACCTCGACAAGTTCATGGAGAGCCAAGGAGCCAGCGTTCCGGGCATCCTAACGCTTACCACCAGCCTCAGCAAGCCCTTCATGAGACTGGACAAGTACCCCACCCTGCTGCAGGAACTGGAGAGACACGTCGAG GAAGCCCACCCAGATTTCGCTGACATTGTAAAAGCCACAGCGGCATTTAGGAGTTTGGTG GCCCAGTGCCAGGACCTGCGAAAGCGCAAGAACCTGGAGCTGCAGATCCTGTCGGAGCAGGTGCGTGGCTGGGAAGGAGACAGCATGAAGAGTCTGGGTCACGTGCTCTACATGTCCCAGGTCCACATGAGGACCGGCTCCAGCGAG GACAAAGATGAGCGCTACTTGATGCTTTTCCCCAACGTGTTCGTGATGCTGTCCACCAGTGCGCGGATGAGCGGCTTCATTTATCAG GGACGACTGTCACTGACGGGCACCACTGTAACAAGACACATGGAGGATGCGGACAATGCGCACTTTGCCTTTGACATCACAG GAAGCATGATAGAGCGTGTGACGGTGTTTTGCAGCAGTGCCCAGGAGCTGCAGGAGTGGCTTGAGCACCTGCAGCCTTTTAGCAAAGGAGGCAGCCCTGCAGGCACCATCTTGAAG ACCGTGGAGGGTAAGCCACTCAGCATGGTGGGCACCCCTACCCACTTGTCCCACCTTGGCAGCTTCAGCGCTGTCAGTCGCGGGCCCCTGGAGCCACCAAAGATGAGCAAGCCCTGGTCGCTCAGCTGCCTGCGCCCGGCTCCTCCCCTCAAACCCTCGGCCGCGTTGGGTTACAAAGAG AGGATGTCTTATATCATGAAG GACTCCAGCAAGAGCCCACGGCCCATGAAGAAGTTCTTGCCTGGAAACAGGAAGAAGGAAAGGAAGCCTTCAGATGACGATGTTCACACGAGGAGAA GCACGGTGGCTCTGGAGGAGGACGCTCAGATCCTGCGGGTGATCGAGGCCTACTGCACAGGAGCCAGCTTGCACTCCACCAACACAC cTGTGCGTAAGGAGTGCGTTCCTCAGGTTCTTCTTCCCGAGGAAGAGAAGATAATTGTGGAGGAGATGAAGAGCAACGGGCAGACGGTCATTGAGGAGAA gaGTCTGGTTGATGCAGTGTACGCTTTAAAGGATGAGGTCCATGAACTGAAAAAG
- the arhgef6 gene encoding rho guanine nucleotide exchange factor 6 isoform X2, whose product MNPEEQTVTWLISLGVLGSPKKNIADPEEFLKTSLKDGLVLCKLVDRLVPGFTAKYCPDPRTEADCIGNIREFLRGCSSLKVEGFEPECLYSGENFGKVLTTLLAVNFATQDSAAERSCPQSGAQSLSQTASSHTISSAKSKGSLRRQSKSAEMTENGSGSSGQMMVKARFNFKQNNEDELSFSKGDVIVVTRQEEGGWWEGNLNGKTGWFPSNYVREVKACEKPVSPKGAQLTKSYYSVVVQDILEHEREFVKELQMLLSCYLRPLQASDKLSSADSATLCGNLEEILTFQQGLVVSLEECIKVPEGQQRLAGCFLNVMCQIKSLYLAYCSSHPSAVCILTDHSEDLDKFMESQGASVPGILTLTTSLSKPFMRLDKYPTLLQELERHVEEAHPDFADIVKATAAFRSLVAQCQDLRKRKNLELQILSEQVRGWEGDSMKSLGHVLYMSQVHMRTGSSEDKDERYLMLFPNVFVMLSTSARMSGFIYQGRLSLTGTTVTRHMEDADNAHFAFDITGSMIERVTVFCSSAQELQEWLEHLQPFSKGGSPAGTILKTVEGKPLSMVGTPTHLSHLGSFSAVSRGPLEPPKMSKPWSLSCLRPAPPLKPSAALGYKEDSSKSPRPMKKFLPGNRKKERKPSDDDVHTRRSTVALEEDAQILRVIEAYCTGASLHSTNTPVRKECVPQVLLPEEEKIIVEEMKSNGQTVIEEKSLVDAVYALKDEVHELKKENKWMKQFLEEEQKSRKELERVVRKLAKQKNDCTWDDGGGGH is encoded by the exons ATGAACCCCGAAGAGCAGACCGTAACGTGGTTGATATCGCTGGGAGTGCTCGGTTCCCCCAAGAAGAACATCGCTGACCCGGAGGAATTCTTGAAAACATCTCTGAAGGATGGCCTCGTACTATGCAAGCTGGTCGACAGGCTTGTGCCCGGTTTCACCGCCAAG TACTGCCCGGACCCGCGAACCGAAGCCGACTGCATCGGCAACATTCGAGAGTTTCTGAGAGGATGCTCGTCCTTGAAAGTGGAG GGGTTTGAGCCCGAGTGTCTGTACAGCGGGGAGAATTTTGGCAAGGTCCTAACCACGTTGCTGGCCGTCAATTTTGCCACGCAAG ACAGCGCTGCAGAGAGGTCATGTCCGCAGTCCGGCGCCCAATCACTTAGTCAGACGGCATCCTCGCACACAATCTCCTCTGCCAAGTCCAAAGGGTCTCTGCGGCGACAATCCAAATCTGCG GAGATGACGGAGAATggcagcggcagcagcgggcAAATGATGGTGAAGGCCCGCTTCAACTTCAAGCAGAACAACGAGGACGAGTTGTCGTTCAGCAAAGGCGACGTCATCGTCGTGACGCGGCAGGAGGAAGGCGGCTGGTGGGAGGGCAACCTCAACGGAAAGACGGGATGGTTCCCCAGCAACTATGTGCGAGAGGTCAAGGCCTGCG AAAAACCAGTTTCTCCTAAAGGAGCTCAGCTGACCAAAAGCTACTACAGTGTG GTGGTGCAGGACATCTTGGAACACGAGCGAGAATTTGTCAAAGAGCTGCAAATGCTGCTCAGTTGTTACCTGCGACCGTTACAAGCCAGCGACAA GCTGAGCAGTGCAGACAGCGCCACCCTGTGTGGAAACCTTGAGGAGATCCTCACCTTCCAGCAGGGCCTGGTTGTCTCTTTGGAGGAATGTATCAA AGTACCCGAAGGCCAACAGCGGCTGGCTGGATGCTTCTTAAATGTGATGTGTCAGATCAAGTCCCTTTACCTAGCCTACTGTTCCAGCCACCCGTCAGCTGTTTGCATCCTCACGGATCACAG CGAGGACCTCGACAAGTTCATGGAGAGCCAAGGAGCCAGCGTTCCGGGCATCCTAACGCTTACCACCAGCCTCAGCAAGCCCTTCATGAGACTGGACAAGTACCCCACCCTGCTGCAGGAACTGGAGAGACACGTCGAG GAAGCCCACCCAGATTTCGCTGACATTGTAAAAGCCACAGCGGCATTTAGGAGTTTGGTG GCCCAGTGCCAGGACCTGCGAAAGCGCAAGAACCTGGAGCTGCAGATCCTGTCGGAGCAGGTGCGTGGCTGGGAAGGAGACAGCATGAAGAGTCTGGGTCACGTGCTCTACATGTCCCAGGTCCACATGAGGACCGGCTCCAGCGAG GACAAAGATGAGCGCTACTTGATGCTTTTCCCCAACGTGTTCGTGATGCTGTCCACCAGTGCGCGGATGAGCGGCTTCATTTATCAG GGACGACTGTCACTGACGGGCACCACTGTAACAAGACACATGGAGGATGCGGACAATGCGCACTTTGCCTTTGACATCACAG GAAGCATGATAGAGCGTGTGACGGTGTTTTGCAGCAGTGCCCAGGAGCTGCAGGAGTGGCTTGAGCACCTGCAGCCTTTTAGCAAAGGAGGCAGCCCTGCAGGCACCATCTTGAAG ACCGTGGAGGGTAAGCCACTCAGCATGGTGGGCACCCCTACCCACTTGTCCCACCTTGGCAGCTTCAGCGCTGTCAGTCGCGGGCCCCTGGAGCCACCAAAGATGAGCAAGCCCTGGTCGCTCAGCTGCCTGCGCCCGGCTCCTCCCCTCAAACCCTCGGCCGCGTTGGGTTACAAAGAG GACTCCAGCAAGAGCCCACGGCCCATGAAGAAGTTCTTGCCTGGAAACAGGAAGAAGGAAAGGAAGCCTTCAGATGACGATGTTCACACGAGGAGAA GCACGGTGGCTCTGGAGGAGGACGCTCAGATCCTGCGGGTGATCGAGGCCTACTGCACAGGAGCCAGCTTGCACTCCACCAACACAC cTGTGCGTAAGGAGTGCGTTCCTCAGGTTCTTCTTCCCGAGGAAGAGAAGATAATTGTGGAGGAGATGAAGAGCAACGGGCAGACGGTCATTGAGGAGAA gaGTCTGGTTGATGCAGTGTACGCTTTAAAGGATGAGGTCCATGAACTGAAAAAG
- the arhgef6 gene encoding rho guanine nucleotide exchange factor 6 isoform X3 yields the protein MDSICTKVQTYMEGFEPECLYSGENFGKVLTTLLAVNFATQDSAAERSCPQSGAQSLSQTASSHTISSAKSKGSLRRQSKSAEMTENGSGSSGQMMVKARFNFKQNNEDELSFSKGDVIVVTRQEEGGWWEGNLNGKTGWFPSNYVREVKACEKPVSPKGAQLTKSYYSVVVQDILEHEREFVKELQMLLSCYLRPLQASDKLSSADSATLCGNLEEILTFQQGLVVSLEECIKVPEGQQRLAGCFLNVMCQIKSLYLAYCSSHPSAVCILTDHSEDLDKFMESQGASVPGILTLTTSLSKPFMRLDKYPTLLQELERHVEEAHPDFADIVKATAAFRSLVAQCQDLRKRKNLELQILSEQVRGWEGDSMKSLGHVLYMSQVHMRTGSSEDKDERYLMLFPNVFVMLSTSARMSGFIYQGRLSLTGTTVTRHMEDADNAHFAFDITGSMIERVTVFCSSAQELQEWLEHLQPFSKGGSPAGTILKTVEGKPLSMVGTPTHLSHLGSFSAVSRGPLEPPKMSKPWSLSCLRPAPPLKPSAALGYKERMSYIMKDSSKSPRPMKKFLPGNRKKERKPSDDDVHTRRSTVALEEDAQILRVIEAYCTGASLHSTNTPVRKECVPQVLLPEEEKIIVEEMKSNGQTVIEEKSLVDAVYALKDEVHELKKENKWMKQFLEEEQKSRKELERVVRKLAKQKNDCTWDDGGGGH from the exons ATGGATTCAATTTGCACGAAGGTGCAAACGTACATGGAG GGGTTTGAGCCCGAGTGTCTGTACAGCGGGGAGAATTTTGGCAAGGTCCTAACCACGTTGCTGGCCGTCAATTTTGCCACGCAAG ACAGCGCTGCAGAGAGGTCATGTCCGCAGTCCGGCGCCCAATCACTTAGTCAGACGGCATCCTCGCACACAATCTCCTCTGCCAAGTCCAAAGGGTCTCTGCGGCGACAATCCAAATCTGCG GAGATGACGGAGAATggcagcggcagcagcgggcAAATGATGGTGAAGGCCCGCTTCAACTTCAAGCAGAACAACGAGGACGAGTTGTCGTTCAGCAAAGGCGACGTCATCGTCGTGACGCGGCAGGAGGAAGGCGGCTGGTGGGAGGGCAACCTCAACGGAAAGACGGGATGGTTCCCCAGCAACTATGTGCGAGAGGTCAAGGCCTGCG AAAAACCAGTTTCTCCTAAAGGAGCTCAGCTGACCAAAAGCTACTACAGTGTG GTGGTGCAGGACATCTTGGAACACGAGCGAGAATTTGTCAAAGAGCTGCAAATGCTGCTCAGTTGTTACCTGCGACCGTTACAAGCCAGCGACAA GCTGAGCAGTGCAGACAGCGCCACCCTGTGTGGAAACCTTGAGGAGATCCTCACCTTCCAGCAGGGCCTGGTTGTCTCTTTGGAGGAATGTATCAA AGTACCCGAAGGCCAACAGCGGCTGGCTGGATGCTTCTTAAATGTGATGTGTCAGATCAAGTCCCTTTACCTAGCCTACTGTTCCAGCCACCCGTCAGCTGTTTGCATCCTCACGGATCACAG CGAGGACCTCGACAAGTTCATGGAGAGCCAAGGAGCCAGCGTTCCGGGCATCCTAACGCTTACCACCAGCCTCAGCAAGCCCTTCATGAGACTGGACAAGTACCCCACCCTGCTGCAGGAACTGGAGAGACACGTCGAG GAAGCCCACCCAGATTTCGCTGACATTGTAAAAGCCACAGCGGCATTTAGGAGTTTGGTG GCCCAGTGCCAGGACCTGCGAAAGCGCAAGAACCTGGAGCTGCAGATCCTGTCGGAGCAGGTGCGTGGCTGGGAAGGAGACAGCATGAAGAGTCTGGGTCACGTGCTCTACATGTCCCAGGTCCACATGAGGACCGGCTCCAGCGAG GACAAAGATGAGCGCTACTTGATGCTTTTCCCCAACGTGTTCGTGATGCTGTCCACCAGTGCGCGGATGAGCGGCTTCATTTATCAG GGACGACTGTCACTGACGGGCACCACTGTAACAAGACACATGGAGGATGCGGACAATGCGCACTTTGCCTTTGACATCACAG GAAGCATGATAGAGCGTGTGACGGTGTTTTGCAGCAGTGCCCAGGAGCTGCAGGAGTGGCTTGAGCACCTGCAGCCTTTTAGCAAAGGAGGCAGCCCTGCAGGCACCATCTTGAAG ACCGTGGAGGGTAAGCCACTCAGCATGGTGGGCACCCCTACCCACTTGTCCCACCTTGGCAGCTTCAGCGCTGTCAGTCGCGGGCCCCTGGAGCCACCAAAGATGAGCAAGCCCTGGTCGCTCAGCTGCCTGCGCCCGGCTCCTCCCCTCAAACCCTCGGCCGCGTTGGGTTACAAAGAG AGGATGTCTTATATCATGAAG GACTCCAGCAAGAGCCCACGGCCCATGAAGAAGTTCTTGCCTGGAAACAGGAAGAAGGAAAGGAAGCCTTCAGATGACGATGTTCACACGAGGAGAA GCACGGTGGCTCTGGAGGAGGACGCTCAGATCCTGCGGGTGATCGAGGCCTACTGCACAGGAGCCAGCTTGCACTCCACCAACACAC cTGTGCGTAAGGAGTGCGTTCCTCAGGTTCTTCTTCCCGAGGAAGAGAAGATAATTGTGGAGGAGATGAAGAGCAACGGGCAGACGGTCATTGAGGAGAA gaGTCTGGTTGATGCAGTGTACGCTTTAAAGGATGAGGTCCATGAACTGAAAAAG